The Falsibacillus pallidus genome window below encodes:
- a CDS encoding DarT1-associated NADAR antitoxin family protein: MAERPVFVCSSLDKGLVQVKDVSFEWFPGFSVKQKQKSLESLHKSFKVISPSSKVLEISSKSDEPLGISLSAFNLMIKTKNDLEFSVETAFQASKVFDNGGPFLDLYEKTSREAKKDPRLKCSGRLLYFQFFGRRWDLEPKTFFYDWLYINALSLNKELSEQVTQYDAFTDIEFNPKVSINCQARSAALYVSLYNTGVLTDALSSIDQFKEIVFGQQITKKAERKTKKDITETEEHEQLSIFDQGFK, encoded by the coding sequence ATGGCTGAGAGACCTGTTTTTGTTTGTAGTTCGTTAGACAAAGGTTTGGTTCAAGTGAAAGATGTATCATTTGAGTGGTTCCCTGGATTTTCTGTTAAACAAAAGCAGAAGTCTTTGGAATCTCTTCACAAAAGTTTTAAAGTGATTTCTCCATCGTCTAAGGTTTTGGAAATATCAAGTAAATCTGATGAACCTTTGGGTATATCATTAAGTGCATTCAATTTGATGATTAAAACAAAAAACGACTTAGAATTTAGTGTTGAAACGGCATTTCAAGCCAGTAAGGTTTTTGACAATGGTGGCCCATTTTTAGATTTGTATGAAAAAACATCAAGAGAAGCAAAAAAGGATCCGAGATTGAAATGCAGTGGAAGGTTACTCTACTTTCAGTTTTTCGGTAGGAGATGGGATCTTGAACCAAAAACTTTTTTCTATGATTGGTTATATATAAACGCTTTATCACTTAATAAGGAATTAAGTGAACAAGTAACTCAGTATGATGCTTTTACTGACATTGAATTTAATCCCAAAGTATCTATTAATTGTCAAGCGAGATCAGCTGCTCTGTATGTCTCTTTGTATAACACAGGGGTTTTAACTGATGCATTGTCTTCAATTGATCAATTTAAAGAAATAGTTTTTGGACAACAAATTACTAAAAAGGCCGAAAGAAAGACCAAAAAAGATATAACAGAGACAGAGGAACATGAGCAATTAAGTATTTTTGACCAAGGGTTTAAATAA